Proteins from one Panthera leo isolate Ple1 chromosome D1, P.leo_Ple1_pat1.1, whole genome shotgun sequence genomic window:
- the LOC122201204 gene encoding LOW QUALITY PROTEIN: olfactory receptor 51F1-like (The sequence of the model RefSeq protein was modified relative to this genomic sequence to represent the inferred CDS: inserted 2 bases in 1 codon), with translation MLRIQENMQILSNLTSKFPTFLLTGIPGLESVHAWISIPFCCLYAIALSGNSMILFVIITQQSLHEPMYYFLSMLSAADLGLAISTMSTTLGILWFDATEVNLDTCIIQMFFLHGFTVIESGVLVAMAFDRYVAICDPLRYTTILTNSRIIQMSLLMIIRSVVLIVPLLLLLKPLYFCRENVLSHSYCYHPDVIKLACSDTQANSICGLIDLILTTGVDTPCIILSYILIIRCVLSIASPEERHKVFSTCVSHIGAVAIFYIPMMSLSLVHRYGPSAPKVVHSMMANIYLLFPPVLNPIIYSVKTKQIRKAXYSVFSLQNKQSCLFEKNLKKVTFTVEK, from the exons ATGCTACGAATCCAGGAAAACATGCAGATCTTAAGTAACTTGACATCTAAATTTCCAACCTTCTTATTGACTGGAATTCCTGGCCTAGAGTCTGTCCATGCGTGGATTTCTATCCCCTTCTGCTGTCTCTATGCCATTGCCCTCTCTGGGAACAGCATGATCCTGTTTGTCATCATTACCCAGCAGAGTCTCCATGAACCCATGTACTATTTCCTCTCTATGCTTTCAGCTGCTGACTTGGGGTTGGCCATTTCTACAATGTCAACAACATTAGGTATCCTCTGGTTTGATGCAACGGAAGTCAATCTAGATACCTGCATTATCCAGATGTTTTTTCTTCATGGATTTACAGTCATAGAATCTGGGGTGCTGGTGGCTATGGCTtttgaccgctatgtggccatctgtgaTCCTCTGAGGTATACTACTATTCTCACTAATTCCAGAATAATTCAGATGAGCTTGTTAATGATTATACGTAGTGTAGTATTAATAGTACCACTACTTTTGCTCCTTAAGCCTCTCTATTTCTGTAGAGAAAATGTCCTTTCCCACTCCTACTGCTACCAcccagatgtgattaaattagcATGTTCAGATACTCAGGCCAACAGCATCTGTGGATTAATTGATCTCATCCTGACCACAGGAGTAGATACACCATGCATTATCCTGTCATATATCTTGATCATTCGCTGTGTGCTCAGTATTGCCTCCCCTGAAGAACGCCATAAGGTCTTCAGCACTTGTGTGTCCCACATTGGAGCGGTCGCTATTTTCTACATCCCCATGATGAGCCTATCCTTGGTGCATCGCTATGGTCCATCAGCACCCAAAGTGGTCCATTCGATGATGGCTAATATATACCTGCTTTTTCCTCCAGTGCTCAACCCCATCATCTAtagtgtaaaaacaaaacagattcgCAAAGC ATACTCAGTCTTCTCCTTGCAAAACAAACAGAGCTGTTTGTTTgagaaaaacctgaaaaaagTGACTTTCACTGTAGAAAAGTAG